Below is a window of Lebetimonas sp. JH292 DNA.
ATAAAAAAACATGAACCTATAAAAATAAGAAACCTAATAGATGATTATTTATATATTTATAAAATAGATGAAATAAACAAAAAAGAGGCTTTTTTGTCTCTTATTGAAAAAAAATATTTTCCAAACAGGCCAAAAACATTTTTTCATATTGCATGGTGTATAATTGAGCCTAAAAACATAGAAAAAACAATTCCTTCGTTAAATGAAATCGGGGTTGGCAAAATAAGCTTTGTATACTGCGATTTTTCCCAGAGAAATTTTAAGTTAAAACTTGATAGAATTGAAAAAATTCTTATAAATTCCTGCCAGCAATGCGGAAGAAGTGACAAAATGCAAATAGAAATTTTAAATTCAAGTGAAGATTTTTTTGAAAAATACCCGAGTTTCAGCGCACTTGATTTTAACGGAAAACAAATTGAATTAAAAAAAAACATAACCATGCCAATTTTAATAGGGCCCGAAGGCGGATTCAGTGAAAAAGAAAAAGAAAAATTCAGAGAAATTTACAAACTTCAAAGTTTTATATTAAGAAGCGAAAGCGCAGCGTGCGGCATATGTGCTAAAATATTACTTTAAATGAAAAAATTATTTAATAACTTTTAATATATTCTCAGCTAATTTCAAGGCTTTTGTTCTGTGGGATATTTTTTGTTTTATTTTTTCATCTAGTTCACCCAGTGTATTATCAAACCCTTTTGGAATAAACATAGGGTCATAACCAAAACCTTTATCACCCTTTGCTTCATCTATAACATCACCATGCATAAAACCATGCGTAGTAAAAATTCCATAAGGTGAAGCTATTGCAATTGCTGCTGTATAAAAAGCCGGCGTTTTTTTTATGTTTCTTTTTTTAAGTTCGCTTATCAGCTTTTTTAAATTGTCTTTGTCACTTGCTTCACTTCCGGCAAACCTTGCGGAATAAATTCCGGGAATTCCACCGAGAGCGGGAACGCTTATTCCGCTGTCATCTGCCATTACTAAAAATTCCGGAAGTTTTTCAGCAACGGCTTTTACTTTAATAATCGCATTTTCTTTAAATGTTTTTCCGTTTTCCTCTATTTCAAAAGGCTCTATTAAATCTGTATAGGGGATTATTTCAAAATCTTTTAAAATTTCTTTTATTTCCCTGACTTTACCCTTATTTGAAGAAGCCAAAACTATTT
It encodes the following:
- a CDS encoding 16S rRNA (uracil(1498)-N(3))-methyltransferase → MQFLYYPKPENRIILKGEEYKYIFKVRRIKKHEPIKIRNLIDDYLYIYKIDEINKKEAFLSLIEKKYFPNRPKTFFHIAWCIIEPKNIEKTIPSLNEIGVGKISFVYCDFSQRNFKLKLDRIEKILINSCQQCGRSDKMQIEILNSSEDFFEKYPSFSALDFNGKQIELKKNITMPILIGPEGGFSEKEKEKFREIYKLQSFILRSESAACGICAKILL
- the rdgB gene encoding RdgB/HAM1 family non-canonical purine NTP pyrophosphatase, encoding MKIVLASSNKGKVREIKEILKDFEIIPYTDLIEPFEIEENGKTFKENAIIKVKAVAEKLPEFLVMADDSGISVPALGGIPGIYSARFAGSEASDKDNLKKLISELKKRNIKKTPAFYTAAIAIASPYGIFTTHGFMHGDVIDEAKGDKGFGYDPMFIPKGFDNTLGELDEKIKQKISHRTKALKLAENILKVIK